The following coding sequences are from one Polyodon spathula isolate WHYD16114869_AA chromosome 45, ASM1765450v1, whole genome shotgun sequence window:
- the zbtb45 gene encoding zinc finger and BTB domain-containing protein 45 yields the protein MSEPVHYIHLQNFSKSLLESLSAQRVEGHLCDVTVRVQESSLRAHRCVLAACSPFFHDKLLLGYSDISVPPLVPAGAVSQLVDFMYSGSLVVLQSEALCLLTAASILQIKSVIDECTQIISQSAAPAGGAKGGGAKGQGEEPGAKACAQDVRYKLRDLLSGSPRPPRSPPPSPPPSGEHAPLGSRGSQSGCRSEGGGADSIFLEGGEVFPESFIPNWQTQADTEPDFQQQQQSPGGGFEGPGGHLSTRGRHPAQIKPQQHTPPHSTGTSSQVLFQYCVSPAQATPSYFVDTPPGAEPGPGIPPPAVSHAHPSSSSSIAASAAPASSSSSCQGSETSFDCTHCGKSLRSRKNYSKHMFIHSGQKPHQCSICWRSFSLRDYLLKHMVVHTGVRAFQCAVCSKRFTQKSSLNVHMRTHRAERSFPCTLCDRHFSHRTLLERHCAQTHPPAPPPAN from the exons ATGTCCGAGCCGGTCCACTACATCCACCTGCAGAACTTCAGCAAGTCTCTGCTGGAGTCCCTGAGCGCCCAGCGCGTGGAGGGGCACCTGTGCGACGTCACGGTCCGGGTGCAGGAGTCCTCTCTGCGGGCGCACCGCTGCGTCTTGGCCGCCTGCAGCCCCTTCTTCCACGACAAGCTGCTGCTGGGCTACTCGGACATCTCGGTGCCCCCCCTGGTGCCGGCGGGCGCCGTGAGCCAGCTCGTGGACTTCATGTACAGCGGCTCCCTGGTGGTGCTGCAGTCGGAGGCGCTGTGCCTGCTCACGGCCGCCAGCATCCTGCAGATCAAGAGCGTGATTGACGAGTGCACTCAGATCATCTCTCAGAGCGCCGCCCCGGCGGGCGGGGCCAAGGGGGGCGGGGCCAAGGGCCAAGGAGAGGAGCCGGGCGCCAAGGCCTGCGCGCAGGACGTCCGATACAAGCTGAGGGACTTGCTCTCCGGCTCTCCCAGGCCGCCCAggtctccccccccctctccccccccctcggGGGAGCACGCCCCCCTCGGAAGCAGAGGCAGCCAGTCAGGCTGCAGGTCG GAAGGGGGTGGGGCCGACAGCATCTTCCTGGAGGGGGGTGAAGTCTTTCCGGAGAGTTTTATCCCTAACTGGCAAACGCAGGCCGACACAGAACCAGACttccagcaacagcagcagagccCCGGGGGAGGGTTCGAGGGGCCAGGGGGGCACCTCTCCACCAGGGGGCGCCATCCGGCTCAGATCAAACCGCAGCAGCACACGCCCCCGCACTCCACAGGGACCTCCAGTCag GTGCTCTTCCAGTACTGCGTCTCTCCAGCCCAGGCCACGCCCTCGTACTTCGTGGACACGCCCCCGGGGGCGGAGCCAGGTCCAGGAATCCCGCCCCCTGCGGTTAGCCACgcccacccctcctcctcttcctccatcgCCGCCTCTGCAGCGCCcgcctcttcctcctcctcctgccagGGTTCCGAGACGTCCTTCGACTGCACGCACTGTGGGAAGAGCTTGAGATCGAGGAAGAACTACAGCAAGCACATGTTTATACACTCTG GTCAGAAGCCTCACCAGTGCAGTATTTGCTGGCGCTCGTTCTCCCTACGTGACTACCTGCTCAAGCACATGGTGGTCCACACGGGGGTGCGCGCCTTCCAGTGCGCCGTCTGCTCCAAGCGCTTCACCCAGAAGAGCTCCCTGAACGTTCACATGCGCACGCACCGAGCGGAGAGGAGCTTCCCGTGCACGCTGTGCGACCGACACTTCAGCCATCGCACCCTGCTGGAGAGACACTGCGCCCAGACACACCCCCCTGCACCGCCGCCAGCCAATTAG